Proteins found in one Luteimonas chenhongjianii genomic segment:
- a CDS encoding HIT family protein, with amino-acid sequence MCRAGTSKTLFDLDEDTAAQLMRIAVRIARAADAVFAPDGLNLWQSNRDAGGQEIPHVHLHVQPRMSGDGLMRIYPGVRPPAPAARDVLDAWAGRLRNALQVSRSGCASGSSRFQTGGAGLPGSKP; translated from the coding sequence TTGTGCCGCGCCGGCACGTCGAAAACCCTGTTCGACCTGGACGAAGACACCGCCGCGCAGCTGATGCGGATCGCCGTCCGCATCGCCCGTGCGGCCGACGCGGTTTTCGCCCCCGATGGCCTCAATCTGTGGCAGTCCAACCGCGACGCCGGCGGGCAGGAGATCCCGCATGTGCATCTGCATGTGCAGCCGCGGATGTCCGGCGACGGACTGATGCGGATCTATCCCGGCGTCCGCCCGCCTGCGCCGGCTGCGCGGGACGTGCTCGATGCGTGGGCGGGACGACTTCGCAATGCCTTGCAGGTGTCCCGGTCCGGGTGCGCCTCGGGATCAAGCAGATTTCAAACTGGTGGGGCCGGGCTGCCGGGCAGCAAGCCGTAA
- a CDS encoding serine/threonine protein kinase, whose product MPDTHDRSDEAIEVSALKADSFGRIALMRGSDGTRFVRRDLRHVPLWLRLPAWWLARREARGLAAVAGMRDVPQLLAWDGRRLDRSYMPGAAMYQRPPHGDLIYFRRARRLLQGLHRRGLAHNDLAKEANWLVLDDGRPAIIDFQLAVRGHPRSRWMRLLAREDLRHLLKHKRMYCRAALTPVEKRVLKRTSWLRDLWFRTGKPVYRVVTRRILKWEDNEGQGPKP is encoded by the coding sequence ATGCCCGATACCCACGACCGTTCCGACGAGGCCATCGAGGTCAGCGCGCTGAAAGCCGACAGCTTCGGCCGCATTGCGCTGATGCGTGGCAGCGATGGCACCCGCTTCGTGCGGCGTGACCTGCGTCACGTGCCGCTGTGGTTGCGGCTGCCGGCGTGGTGGCTGGCGCGGCGCGAGGCGCGCGGGCTCGCCGCAGTGGCGGGCATGCGCGACGTGCCGCAGCTGTTGGCCTGGGACGGGCGCCGGCTCGATCGCAGCTATATGCCGGGCGCGGCGATGTACCAGCGCCCGCCGCACGGCGACCTGATCTATTTCCGGCGTGCGCGACGGCTGCTGCAGGGCCTGCACCGGCGCGGGCTCGCCCACAACGATCTGGCCAAGGAAGCCAACTGGCTGGTGCTCGACGACGGCCGCCCGGCGATCATCGACTTCCAGCTCGCGGTACGTGGCCACCCGCGCTCGCGCTGGATGCGCCTGCTGGCGCGCGAGGACCTGCGGCATCTGCTCAAGCACAAGCGCATGTACTGCCGCGCCGCGCTGACCCCGGTGGAGAAGCGCGTGCTCAAGCGCACGTCCTGGCTGCGCGACCTGTGGTTCCGGACCGGCAAGCCGGTCTACCGGGTGGTGACGCGCAGGATCCTCAAGTGGGAAGACAACGAGGGGCAGGGGCCCAAACCTTGA
- the mpl gene encoding UDP-N-acetylmuramate:L-alanyl-gamma-D-glutamyl-meso-diaminopimelate ligase, whose amino-acid sequence MKLHILGIAGTFMGGVAALARELGHAVEGSDQAVYPPMSTQLERLGITLHQGYEAAHIGDADQVVIGNALSRGNPAVEAVLDSGRAYTSGAEWLRDHVLPGRDVLAVAGTHGKTTTSTILAFLLEAAQRAPGFLIGGLAEDFGVSARIGGGREFVVEADEYDTAFFDKRSKFVHYRPLVAILNNLEYDHADIFPDVAAIQRQFHHLVRTVPGRGRLIVNGHEPRLDEVLAMGCWTPVERFGFDPAFAWCAVKRADDGSAFTVLRDGVELGTVEWPLLGDHNVLNALAALAACAAVGVEVATVLPALGGFRSVKRRLEVLGSAGGITVYDDFAHHPTAIATTLAGLRARVGGARIVVAMEPRSNSMRLGAHAQALAPSLDLADDVLFLHRPELAWDAGAVVAAVRAEALAVPDVDTLLAELGARVRRGDHVVFMSNGGFDGAPQRFSASLRD is encoded by the coding sequence TTGAAACTTCATATTCTGGGCATCGCGGGCACTTTCATGGGCGGCGTCGCCGCGCTCGCACGCGAACTCGGCCATGCGGTCGAAGGCAGTGACCAGGCGGTGTACCCGCCCATGTCCACGCAGCTCGAGCGGCTGGGTATCACGCTGCATCAGGGCTACGAGGCCGCGCACATCGGCGATGCGGACCAGGTCGTCATCGGCAACGCACTCTCGCGCGGCAACCCCGCGGTCGAGGCCGTGCTCGACAGCGGGCGTGCCTACACCTCCGGCGCGGAATGGCTGCGCGACCATGTGCTGCCCGGACGCGACGTGCTCGCGGTCGCCGGGACGCATGGCAAGACCACGACCAGCACCATCCTCGCCTTCCTGCTGGAAGCCGCGCAGCGCGCGCCCGGTTTCCTGATCGGCGGGCTCGCCGAGGACTTCGGCGTATCGGCACGCATCGGCGGCGGGCGCGAGTTCGTGGTGGAGGCCGACGAGTACGACACCGCGTTCTTCGACAAGCGCAGCAAGTTCGTGCACTACCGGCCGCTGGTCGCGATCCTCAACAACCTCGAATACGACCACGCCGACATCTTTCCCGACGTCGCCGCCATCCAGCGCCAGTTCCATCACCTGGTCCGCACCGTGCCGGGCCGCGGCCGCCTGATCGTCAACGGCCACGAGCCGCGCCTCGACGAAGTGCTCGCGATGGGCTGCTGGACGCCGGTCGAGCGCTTCGGTTTCGACCCGGCCTTCGCTTGGTGTGCGGTCAAGCGCGCCGACGACGGCAGCGCCTTCACCGTGCTGCGCGACGGGGTCGAGCTCGGCACCGTCGAATGGCCGTTGCTGGGTGATCACAACGTGCTCAACGCGCTGGCGGCGCTGGCCGCCTGCGCCGCGGTCGGCGTCGAGGTGGCGACGGTGCTGCCCGCGCTGGGCGGCTTCCGCAGCGTCAAGCGCCGGCTCGAAGTGCTCGGCAGCGCCGGCGGCATCACGGTCTACGACGATTTCGCCCACCACCCGACAGCGATCGCAACGACGCTGGCGGGGCTGCGGGCCAGGGTCGGCGGGGCGCGCATCGTCGTGGCGATGGAGCCACGCAGCAATTCGATGCGGCTGGGCGCGCATGCGCAGGCGCTGGCGCCGTCCCTGGACCTTGCGGACGACGTGCTGTTCCTGCACCGGCCCGAGCTCGCATGGGACGCCGGCGCGGTGGTCGCCGCAGTCCGCGCCGAGGCCCTGGCAGTGCCCGACGTCGATACGCTGCTCGCCGAGCTCGGCGCGCGGGTGCGCCGCGGTGACCACGTGGTGTTCATGTCGAACGGCGGTTTCGACGGGGCGCCGCAGCGGTTTTCCGCCAGTCTGCGCGACTGA
- a CDS encoding rubredoxin, giving the protein MNDSTTQDAYQTWMCVVCGFIYDEAVGIPDEGIPAGTRWADVPESWTCPDCGVTKEDFEMMVL; this is encoded by the coding sequence ATGAACGATTCGACGACGCAGGACGCCTACCAGACATGGATGTGCGTGGTCTGCGGTTTCATCTACGACGAGGCCGTCGGAATTCCGGATGAGGGCATCCCGGCAGGCACCCGCTGGGCCGACGTCCCCGAGTCCTGGACGTGCCCGGACTGCGGCGTCACCAAAGAAGACTTCGAGATGATGGTGCTCTGA
- the hemL gene encoding glutamate-1-semialdehyde 2,1-aminomutase has protein sequence MDTSRSHALFERARSLLPGGVNSPVRAFKSVGGEPFFVQRADGPHLFDVDGNRYIDYVGSWGPMIVGHNHAAVRQAVKRAIGDGLSFGAPTEAEITMAERLTALVPSMEMVRMVNSGTEATLSAIRLARGATGRTCIVKFEGCYHGHGDSFLVKAGSGALTLGVPTSPGVPKALADLTLTLPYNDFDAASALFAQAGADIAGLIIEPVVGNANCLPPREGYLQHLRELCTQHGALLIFDEVMTGFRVALGGAQARYGVTPDISTFGKIIGGGMPVGAYGGRRELMEQIAPAGPIYQAGTLSGNPVAMAAGLAMLDLVSAPGFHDALEANSNLLCDGLEAAARDAGVPFTTTRVGGMFGLFFTDQPYVDTYAQAVACDTAAFNRFFHAMLARGVFLAPSAFEAGFMSSAHDAPVIEETIAAAREAFAEVRTA, from the coding sequence ATGGACACCTCCCGCTCGCATGCCCTGTTCGAACGCGCCCGCAGCCTCCTGCCCGGCGGCGTCAATTCGCCGGTCCGTGCGTTCAAGTCCGTGGGAGGCGAGCCGTTCTTCGTCCAGCGCGCCGACGGCCCCCATCTGTTCGACGTCGACGGCAACCGTTACATCGACTACGTCGGCTCATGGGGTCCGATGATCGTCGGCCACAACCATGCGGCGGTCCGCCAGGCGGTCAAGCGTGCGATCGGTGACGGCCTGTCGTTCGGCGCGCCGACCGAAGCGGAGATCACGATGGCGGAACGCCTGACCGCGCTGGTGCCGTCGATGGAGATGGTGCGCATGGTCAATTCCGGCACCGAAGCCACGCTGTCGGCGATCCGCCTCGCGCGCGGCGCGACGGGACGCACCTGCATCGTCAAGTTCGAGGGCTGCTATCACGGCCATGGCGACTCGTTCCTGGTCAAGGCCGGCAGCGGTGCACTGACGCTCGGCGTGCCGACCTCGCCCGGCGTGCCGAAGGCGCTGGCCGACCTGACCCTGACCCTTCCCTACAACGATTTCGACGCGGCCAGCGCACTGTTCGCCCAGGCCGGCGCGGACATCGCCGGGCTGATCATCGAACCCGTAGTGGGCAATGCCAACTGTCTGCCGCCGCGGGAGGGCTATCTCCAGCATCTGCGCGAGCTGTGCACGCAGCACGGCGCGCTGCTGATCTTCGATGAGGTGATGACCGGCTTCCGCGTCGCTCTCGGTGGCGCGCAGGCGCGTTACGGCGTGACCCCGGATATCAGCACCTTCGGCAAGATCATCGGCGGCGGCATGCCGGTGGGTGCCTACGGCGGACGCCGCGAGCTGATGGAACAGATCGCGCCGGCCGGGCCGATCTACCAGGCCGGCACGCTGAGCGGAAATCCCGTCGCGATGGCCGCGGGCCTGGCGATGCTGGACCTCGTTTCGGCACCCGGTTTCCACGACGCACTCGAAGCGAACTCGAACCTGCTGTGCGACGGCCTGGAAGCCGCGGCTCGCGACGCCGGCGTACCGTTCACCACCACGCGCGTCGGCGGCATGTTCGGCCTGTTCTTCACTGACCAGCCGTACGTCGACACCTATGCACAGGCCGTCGCCTGCGACACCGCTGCGTTCAACCGCTTCTTCCACGCGATGCTGGCGCGCGGCGTGTTCCTGGCGCCGTCGGCCTTCGAAGCGGGCTTCATGTCCTCGGCGCACGATGCCCCGGTGATCGAGGAGACGATCGCCGCCGCGCGCGAGGCGTTCGCCGAGGTGCGCACCGCATGA
- a CDS encoding bifunctional DedA family/phosphatase PAP2 family protein → MLSELFNSLVAWVGDHPVAAGIVIFLIAFCDAAIILGAVVPALPLLFAIGVLIGLGEISGPYAVACAAIGAMAGDGVSYWVGRRWGHGLRGIWPFRKYPQLLDRSETVFRRNAIKSILVARYVGPIRPFVPAIAGIAHMPLRQYLPISAAACLSWSALFLAPGWIFGASYDAVAAVADRLALVLGALVAVLALAWAIVIYSYRWFDAHANSLLTRLLLWSRAHPRLGRYAVSLVDPRRPESASLLILAACLLAIGWACFALLATVIMRGEPLVIDQTVFQFMYELRNPLADRMMAALASIGDVHVLGPAVALTLAWLIWRRRWLGAAHWLAALAFGMALTALLGAVIDMPRPPTAHGGFGFPAVEITICTIVFGFFAVLIARELPGRTRVWPYLVSGVVVAVLGFARLYLGAHWLSDIVGGMLLGVVWLLILGIAYRRHVERSFWMRPVALIFYLTFALAALWHAPRAVDPLLAKFASQPPMLTLDADAWWERDWRALPGQLRERDPAHRWPLDVQIAGPLAPLQARLEAHGWEVQPQAGWMRVLSLLDDDITPAQQPVLPATLDTVAETLLMRRTTDDGQTEVLRLWRAPAQLDDGAELWVGSSQAMRYTRPFGAFGLWQPQPDTQSVHRGLREVLDDFPSREEVHPQSGIPTLRLRTDGGSVVVDQAQ, encoded by the coding sequence ATGCTGAGCGAGCTCTTCAACAGTCTGGTCGCCTGGGTCGGCGACCATCCGGTCGCCGCCGGCATCGTGATCTTCCTGATCGCGTTCTGCGACGCGGCGATCATCCTGGGCGCCGTGGTGCCGGCCTTGCCGCTGCTGTTTGCGATCGGCGTGCTGATCGGCCTGGGCGAAATTTCCGGTCCCTACGCGGTGGCCTGCGCGGCGATCGGCGCGATGGCCGGCGACGGCGTGAGCTACTGGGTGGGCCGTCGCTGGGGCCATGGTCTGCGGGGCATCTGGCCGTTCCGCAAGTATCCGCAGCTGCTCGACCGCAGCGAAACGGTGTTCCGCCGCAATGCGATCAAGAGCATCCTGGTCGCGCGCTATGTCGGCCCGATCCGACCGTTCGTGCCGGCGATCGCAGGCATTGCCCACATGCCGCTGCGCCAGTATCTGCCAATCAGTGCGGCGGCCTGCCTGTCGTGGTCGGCGCTGTTTCTGGCGCCGGGCTGGATCTTCGGCGCCTCCTACGACGCCGTCGCTGCGGTCGCAGACCGACTGGCGCTGGTGCTGGGCGCGCTGGTCGCGGTGCTCGCGCTGGCCTGGGCGATCGTGATCTACAGCTATCGCTGGTTCGATGCCCACGCCAACAGCCTGCTGACCCGGCTGCTGCTGTGGAGTCGCGCGCATCCGCGCCTGGGCCGCTATGCGGTTTCTCTGGTGGACCCGCGGCGGCCGGAATCGGCCTCGCTGCTGATCCTGGCGGCCTGCCTGCTGGCCATCGGCTGGGCCTGCTTTGCACTCCTGGCCACAGTGATCATGCGTGGCGAGCCACTGGTGATCGACCAGACGGTCTTCCAGTTCATGTACGAACTGCGCAATCCGTTGGCCGACCGGATGATGGCCGCACTCGCCTCGATCGGTGACGTCCACGTGCTCGGCCCGGCCGTCGCGCTGACCCTGGCCTGGCTGATCTGGCGGCGGCGCTGGCTCGGGGCCGCGCACTGGCTGGCAGCGCTCGCCTTCGGCATGGCGCTGACCGCGCTGCTCGGCGCGGTGATCGACATGCCGCGCCCACCGACCGCGCATGGCGGCTTCGGGTTTCCCGCGGTGGAGATCACGATATGCACGATCGTGTTCGGCTTTTTCGCCGTGCTGATCGCGCGCGAGCTGCCCGGCCGGACGCGGGTCTGGCCCTATCTCGTCTCCGGCGTCGTGGTCGCGGTACTCGGCTTTGCGCGCCTGTATCTGGGCGCGCACTGGCTCAGCGACATCGTCGGCGGCATGCTGCTGGGCGTCGTCTGGCTGCTTATCCTGGGCATCGCCTACCGTCGCCACGTCGAGCGCAGCTTCTGGATGCGCCCGGTGGCGCTGATCTTCTATCTCACCTTCGCCCTCGCGGCGCTCTGGCATGCGCCGCGCGCAGTCGATCCGCTGCTGGCGAAGTTCGCGTCGCAGCCGCCGATGTTGACGCTGGACGCGGACGCATGGTGGGAACGCGACTGGCGCGCCCTGCCGGGCCAACTGCGCGAACGCGACCCGGCCCATCGTTGGCCGCTCGATGTGCAGATCGCCGGACCTCTGGCGCCCCTGCAGGCGCGCCTCGAAGCCCACGGCTGGGAGGTCCAGCCGCAGGCCGGCTGGATGCGCGTGCTCTCCCTGCTCGACGACGACATCACCCCGGCCCAGCAGCCGGTGCTGCCGGCTACGCTGGACACCGTGGCCGAAACCCTGCTGATGCGACGCACGACCGATGACGGCCAGACCGAGGTATTGCGACTGTGGCGCGCCCCGGCGCAGCTCGACGATGGCGCCGAGCTGTGGGTCGGTAGCAGCCAGGCGATGCGCTATACCCGCCCCTTCGGCGCGTTCGGTCTGTGGCAGCCGCAGCCCGACACCCAGAGCGTGCACCGCGGCCTGCGCGAGGTGCTCGACGACTTCCCGAGTCGCGAGGAAGTGCATCCGCAGTCGGGCATCCCGACGCTGCGGCTGCGCACCGACGGCGGCTCAGTCGTCGTCGACCAGGCGCAATAG
- a CDS encoding HAD family hydrolase yields the protein MNTPPLRLVLLDFDGVLAHYSRPARLAHLARVAGCTPARVSEILFDSGLERAYDSGTLDTADYLQRLGAGIGITIDADAWIAARVAGAQADPVAMELVASIASTVQVGVLTNNGALMLDAIPRIVAPLFPMLEGRVLCSGVLRVRKPDRAIFEQALAHFDVRAQDTLFVDDLFVNVQGARAAGLHADTVVDARSMRTVFRRYGLLPGSPAPPV from the coding sequence GTGAACACGCCGCCGCTGCGTCTGGTGCTGCTGGACTTCGATGGCGTGCTGGCGCACTACTCGCGGCCCGCGCGCCTGGCCCATCTGGCCCGAGTCGCCGGCTGCACGCCCGCGCGCGTGTCGGAAATACTCTTCGACTCTGGACTGGAGCGCGCCTACGACAGCGGCACGCTCGACACCGCGGACTATCTGCAGCGACTGGGCGCAGGCATCGGGATCACGATCGACGCGGACGCATGGATCGCTGCGCGCGTGGCCGGCGCCCAGGCCGATCCCGTTGCGATGGAACTCGTCGCGTCGATCGCGTCAACTGTGCAGGTTGGCGTGCTGACCAACAATGGCGCGCTCATGCTGGACGCGATTCCACGCATCGTGGCCCCGCTGTTCCCCATGCTCGAGGGCCGCGTGCTGTGCAGCGGCGTCCTGCGCGTGCGCAAACCGGACCGCGCGATCTTCGAGCAAGCGCTCGCACACTTCGACGTGCGCGCGCAGGACACCCTGTTCGTCGACGACCTGTTCGTGAACGTGCAGGGGGCGCGCGCCGCGGGCCTGCACGCCGACACGGTGGTCGATGCACGGTCGATGCGGACGGTGTTCCGGCGTTACGGCTTGCTGCCCGGCAGCCCGGCCCCACCAGTTTGA
- a CDS encoding acetylornithine transaminase, whose amino-acid sequence MSTAADLIALAQRHVLPVYRPRELVLERGNGARVWDSEGREYVDLSAGIAVCGLGHNDPDLVAALVEQAGKLWHTSNVFYSEPPLRLAAELVEASGFATRTFLCNSGAEANEAAIKLVRKWATAQGRNPDRRVIVTARGSFHGRTLAAVTATAQPKYQAGYEPLPGGFRYVDFNDVAQLEAAMAGGDVAAVMLEPVQGEGGVMPAADGYLAAVRALCDRHEALLVLDEIQCGMGRTGTLFAHTQDGVVPDIVTLAKALGGGFPIGALLAGPKVAEAMQFGDHGTTFGGNPLAAAVARVALRKLASPEIATNVARQSRALRDGLAALDAEFGLFSEVRGRGLMLGAVLRPEHAGQAGAILDHAARHRLLMLQAGPDVLRFVPALNITDADIAEGLARLRAALADAVVAAG is encoded by the coding sequence ATGTCCACTGCAGCCGACCTCATCGCCCTCGCCCAGCGCCATGTGCTGCCCGTCTACCGGCCGCGCGAGCTGGTGCTCGAGCGCGGCAACGGCGCGCGCGTCTGGGACAGCGAGGGCCGCGAGTACGTCGACCTGTCGGCCGGCATCGCCGTCTGCGGGCTTGGCCACAATGATCCCGATCTCGTCGCCGCACTGGTCGAACAGGCCGGCAAGCTGTGGCACACCAGCAACGTCTTTTACAGCGAACCGCCGCTGCGGCTGGCCGCCGAACTGGTCGAAGCCAGCGGCTTCGCCACGCGTACCTTCCTGTGCAATTCCGGCGCCGAGGCCAACGAGGCCGCGATCAAGCTCGTGCGCAAATGGGCCACCGCGCAGGGCCGCAACCCCGATCGCCGGGTGATCGTGACGGCGCGCGGCAGCTTCCATGGGCGCACGCTGGCCGCGGTCACCGCGACCGCGCAGCCCAAATACCAGGCCGGCTACGAGCCGCTGCCCGGTGGTTTCCGCTACGTCGATTTCAACGACGTCGCCCAGCTCGAAGCCGCGATGGCCGGCGGTGACGTCGCCGCGGTCATGCTCGAACCCGTGCAGGGCGAGGGTGGTGTCATGCCGGCCGCCGACGGGTATCTGGCCGCGGTGCGCGCGCTGTGCGATCGCCACGAGGCCCTGCTGGTGCTCGACGAGATCCAGTGCGGCATGGGCCGCACCGGCACGTTGTTCGCGCATACCCAGGACGGCGTCGTGCCCGACATCGTCACGCTGGCCAAGGCGCTCGGCGGCGGCTTCCCGATCGGTGCACTGCTGGCGGGTCCGAAGGTCGCCGAGGCGATGCAGTTCGGTGATCACGGCACCACCTTCGGCGGCAATCCGCTGGCTGCCGCGGTCGCGCGCGTGGCCCTGCGCAAGCTGGCATCGCCCGAGATCGCCACCAACGTGGCGCGCCAGTCACGCGCGCTGCGCGACGGCCTCGCCGCGCTCGACGCCGAGTTCGGCCTGTTCTCCGAGGTTCGCGGTCGCGGCCTGATGCTCGGCGCCGTGCTGCGTCCCGAGCATGCCGGCCAGGCGGGCGCGATCCTCGACCACGCCGCGCGCCACCGCCTGCTGATGCTGCAGGCCGGCCCGGACGTGCTGCGGTTCGTGCCGGCGTTGAACATCACCGATGCCGACATCGCCGAGGGCCTGGCGCGGCTGCGCGCGGCGCTCGCCGATGCCGTCGTCGCCGCCGGCTGA
- the thiE gene encoding thiamine phosphate synthase, producing MNISPSSAPRGLYLITPDVAETAQLLAQVAPVLPHATWMQYRNKRADSTLRREQIQALLPLCQATGVPLIVNDDWALAAELGADGAHLGEDDGVLHEARRALGPAAILGASCYDSAALARRAVDAGASYVAFGAFFPSPTKPDARVAHKSVLRDAAALGVPRVAIGGITPENARQLVAAGADLLAVISGVFAARHPAAAAAAYRAAFNL from the coding sequence ATGAACATCAGTCCGTCCAGCGCACCGCGCGGTCTCTATCTGATCACGCCGGATGTGGCCGAAACCGCCCAACTGCTGGCGCAGGTCGCGCCGGTGCTGCCGCATGCGACCTGGATGCAGTACCGCAACAAGCGCGCCGACAGCACGTTGCGCCGCGAGCAGATCCAGGCCTTGCTGCCGCTGTGCCAGGCCACGGGGGTGCCTCTGATCGTCAACGACGACTGGGCGCTCGCCGCCGAACTCGGCGCCGATGGCGCACACCTGGGGGAAGACGACGGCGTCTTGCATGAAGCGCGGCGCGCGCTCGGACCCGCGGCGATCCTCGGGGCATCCTGCTACGACTCGGCTGCACTCGCGCGGCGCGCGGTCGATGCCGGTGCAAGTTACGTCGCGTTCGGCGCGTTCTTCCCGTCGCCCACCAAGCCCGACGCCCGGGTCGCGCACAAATCGGTGCTGCGCGATGCTGCCGCGCTCGGTGTGCCGCGGGTGGCGATCGGCGGCATCACCCCGGAGAATGCGCGTCAGCTCGTCGCCGCCGGCGCGGATCTCCTCGCGGTCATCAGCGGCGTCTTCGCCGCCCGCCATCCTGCTGCGGCCGCAGCCGCCTATCGCGCGGCGTTCAACCTCTAA
- a CDS encoding SDR family oxidoreductase, translating to MSTLAGKTLFITGASRGIGLAIAERAARDGANVAIAAKSEVANPKLPGTIHSAARSVEAAGGRALALRCDIREEDQVRAAVAATVDAFGGIDILVNNASAIWLRGTLDTPMKRFDLMQQVNARGSFLCAQACLPYLLQAPNPHILTLCPPPSLDPKWWAPHTGYTLAKMGMSFVTLGLAAEFGPQGVAVNALWPRTLIGTDALNMIPGVERGNGRSPSIMGDAAHAILVREAAGFHGRFLIDDEVLREAGITDLDAYAIDPTQPLLPDLFLD from the coding sequence ATGTCGACACTCGCCGGCAAGACCCTCTTCATCACCGGCGCCTCGCGCGGCATCGGGCTGGCGATTGCCGAGCGCGCCGCGCGCGACGGCGCGAATGTCGCGATCGCCGCCAAGTCCGAGGTCGCCAATCCAAAACTGCCCGGCACCATCCATAGCGCCGCGCGCAGCGTCGAGGCCGCAGGCGGCCGCGCCTTGGCCTTGCGGTGCGACATCCGCGAGGAAGACCAGGTACGCGCCGCAGTGGCTGCGACCGTCGACGCCTTCGGCGGCATCGACATCCTGGTCAACAATGCCAGCGCGATCTGGCTGCGCGGCACGCTCGACACGCCGATGAAGCGCTTCGATCTCATGCAGCAGGTCAACGCGCGCGGCAGCTTCCTGTGTGCGCAGGCCTGCCTGCCGTATCTGTTGCAGGCGCCCAATCCGCACATCCTCACCCTGTGCCCGCCGCCGTCGCTCGACCCCAAGTGGTGGGCGCCGCACACCGGCTACACGCTGGCCAAGATGGGCATGAGCTTCGTGACGCTGGGCCTGGCGGCCGAGTTCGGCCCGCAGGGCGTCGCCGTCAACGCGCTGTGGCCGCGCACGCTGATCGGCACCGACGCCCTGAACATGATTCCCGGCGTGGAGCGCGGCAATGGCCGCAGCCCGTCGATCATGGGCGACGCCGCGCACGCCATCCTCGTGCGCGAGGCCGCCGGCTTCCACGGCCGCTTCCTGATCGATGACGAGGTGCTGCGCGAGGCCGGTATCACCGACCTTGATGCGTATGCGATCGATCCCACGCAGCCGCTGCTGCCGGATCTGTTCCTGGACTGA
- a CDS encoding DUF192 domain-containing protein: protein MRALRLLFLALFALLLLPACASGGDWVELAGNRYTVEIAATDEARARGLMFRDRLDEGHGMLFIHDTEAPQAYWMKNTRIPLDILYFDDARKLVSQQRDVPPCSGGDRCPPYPSKAPARYVLELNAGEASRIGLVDGETLILSPSIRTP, encoded by the coding sequence ATGCGCGCACTCCGGCTGCTGTTTCTTGCCCTGTTTGCTTTGCTCCTGCTGCCCGCCTGCGCCAGTGGCGGGGACTGGGTGGAACTCGCCGGCAATCGCTATACCGTCGAGATCGCCGCCACCGACGAGGCGCGCGCGCGCGGACTGATGTTCCGCGACCGGCTCGACGAGGGCCACGGGATGCTTTTCATACACGACACCGAGGCGCCCCAGGCTTACTGGATGAAGAACACACGCATCCCGCTCGACATCCTCTACTTCGACGACGCCCGCAAACTGGTGTCGCAGCAGCGCGACGTGCCGCCCTGCTCGGGCGGCGATCGCTGCCCGCCCTATCCCAGCAAGGCCCCAGCGCGGTACGTGCTCGAGCTCAATGCCGGCGAGGCCAGCCGGATCGGCCTGGTGGATGGCGAAACACTGATCCTTTCGCCGTCGATCCGGACCCCTTGA
- a CDS encoding LON peptidase substrate-binding domain-containing protein, with product MADDTSLPLFPLRTVLVPGAALALRVFEPRYLDLVRECGRRGTGFGICLILEGDEVGTPATPAGIGTEALIEDFDMGADGLLTLRVRGGRRFHVRRTRVRDSGLVVADVDWCAPDPTIDLQPEHAVLGLVLRKILEHIDGAGQAFPEPHFDDAAWVGWRLAELLPLEQPKRQLLLQQDDPDVRLETLLRLVDDD from the coding sequence ATGGCTGATGACACCTCGTTGCCGCTGTTCCCGCTGCGTACCGTGCTCGTGCCCGGCGCCGCGCTGGCCCTGCGCGTGTTCGAGCCGCGCTACCTCGATCTGGTCCGCGAATGCGGGCGCCGCGGCACCGGTTTCGGCATCTGCCTGATCCTCGAGGGCGACGAAGTGGGCACGCCCGCGACCCCCGCCGGCATCGGCACCGAGGCGCTGATCGAGGATTTCGACATGGGCGCCGATGGCCTGCTCACGCTGCGCGTGCGTGGCGGGCGCCGCTTCCACGTGCGGCGCACGCGCGTGCGCGACAGCGGGCTGGTGGTGGCCGATGTCGACTGGTGCGCGCCCGATCCCACGATCGACCTGCAACCCGAGCACGCGGTGCTGGGCCTGGTGCTGCGCAAGATCCTCGAGCACATCGACGGCGCCGGCCAGGCCTTTCCGGAGCCGCATTTCGACGACGCGGCCTGGGTCGGCTGGCGCCTGGCCGAGCTGTTGCCGCTGGAGCAGCCGAAACGTCAGCTGCTGCTGCAGCAGGACGATCCCGACGTGCGGCTGGAAACCCTATTGCGCCTGGTCGACGACGACTGA